AACCTATCGAAAGACCATGCAAAGAGCAATCTGCTATCGTTAAGTAAATTCTGAGCCATATACATCCAGCCGAGGAATATGAATCCCAAATTCGCCCAGATGTTAAGGAAGGGGTTCTCTATTATGAGGAAAGCTAAGGTATTGAAGTATGGCTTTATCGGTATCGAAAGACCCTGAGGCGGGTTGTAGAATAGGTATGAGAATGCTGAGAAGAACTCTATTCCCATTGCTTTCTCAAGCAAGAATGCTAGTATTACAGTTAATCCTCCTATGAAAGCCAATCCTCCTATCCCTCCGATTAATTGCGCTCTCTTCGGCTGAGAAACTTCTCCGGCTATGAAAACTGTCCCCATGGTCCAGGGGACCGCTAAGTAAGCTGCTGGAAGGACTTTTATCAAGTGCTCCGCAGTATAGCCATATACTCTCTCCGGTCCCCATCCGAGCCCTTTAGCAGCATTTATTATGGCATTGTAGGGATCCGGAGTACCTGCATATTGGGATATAAGCCTGTTGAGAGTTTCTGCATAAGTTTTGGGATCGCAGAGAGCTAAATAAACAGCACTAATTAGTATACCTATGAATCCTATGATGAAAGTGATCAATTGGATCTTTATGAATCTACCCAAGCCGAAGGATGTCATCACGAGGAATGCGAGCATGATAAGTGTTCCCACGATGAGAGCTGGGATCGGTTCAGCTAGCATATCCCCTATTGAGACTAGAGATGGATTCCCTGTCACTAGCCCGAGGGTGAGGAACATCGTGGATAGAGCTACGGAGGAGAAGGTGTATCCTCCAAAAGCGAACCAGAAAGCTAGCCAGATGAACCAATTCCAGCTTGATATGAACCCTAGGAACGGATGCAGCGCCCTGCT
The sequence above is drawn from the Candidatus Korarchaeum cryptofilum OPF8 genome and encodes:
- a CDS encoding APC family permease, which gives rise to MGEAPSIFVRRSSGLVREVYPKDSFIYNIYFTAYFTALVFVYLIALYVVPAEALVPGLILSTFLFTFQVLVYSLMSIAMPRSGGDYVIISRALHPFLGFISSWNWFIWLAFWFAFGGYTFSSVALSTMFLTLGLVTGNPSLVSIGDMLAEPIPALIVGTLIMLAFLVMTSFGLGRFIKIQLITFIIGFIGILISAVYLALCDPKTYAETLNRLISQYAGTPDPYNAIINAAKGLGWGPERVYGYTAEHLIKVLPAAYLAVPWTMGTVFIAGEVSQPKRAQLIGGIGGLAFIGGLTVILAFLLEKAMGIEFFSAFSYLFYNPPQGLSIPIKPYFNTLAFLIIENPFLNIWANLGFIFLGWMYMAQNLLNDSRLLFAWSFDRLIPEKFAEVSERFKSPIYALLTVFIIAEVFLFAIIFVPELQVISSIMALSFSVIIMSLAAIFFPYRKRDLFERSGISWRVAGIPLISLLGLASLIVNLISNYYWITDPNYGAVNDISVMAMLLVIVVGILIYVLGIYRLKRRGIEPSKIYTELPPV